The following are encoded together in the Acetobacter vaccinii genome:
- the bioB gene encoding biotin synthase BioB: MPDGSHPLSHTSSTAAVETRHDWTVEEIRALLNLPLPELMFQAQTIHRATFDPTEIQISTLLSIKTGGCPEDCAYCPQSALHEDGVKAEKLMAVEQVLTEARKAKAAGASRFCMGAAWRSPKERDMDVVCAMVSGVKELGLETCVTLGMLDDQQALKLKGAGLDYYNHNLDTSPEYYGEIITTRTYQERLDTLSSVRDAGISVCCGGIVGMGESETDRAGLIAALATLPTHPESVPINLLVRVEGTPLAQADAVEPLEFVRMIAAARITMPKSRVRLAAGRENMSDETQTLCFLAGANSIFYGERLLTTPNPQALRDRSLLDRLGMHTSGITL; encoded by the coding sequence ATGCCTGATGGTTCACACCCTCTTTCTCACACATCCTCCACTGCCGCTGTGGAAACCCGACATGACTGGACAGTCGAGGAAATTCGGGCGCTGCTGAACCTGCCGCTGCCGGAGCTTATGTTTCAGGCTCAGACCATCCATCGCGCTACGTTTGACCCGACCGAAATCCAGATTTCGACCCTGCTCTCCATCAAGACCGGCGGTTGCCCGGAGGATTGTGCCTACTGCCCTCAGAGCGCCCTGCATGAAGATGGCGTCAAGGCTGAAAAGCTGATGGCTGTGGAACAGGTGTTGACAGAGGCCAGAAAAGCCAAGGCCGCCGGTGCAAGCCGCTTCTGCATGGGAGCGGCATGGCGCTCCCCCAAGGAACGCGACATGGATGTGGTGTGCGCCATGGTCAGCGGCGTCAAAGAACTCGGGCTTGAAACCTGCGTCACGCTGGGCATGCTGGACGACCAGCAGGCCCTCAAGCTCAAGGGCGCCGGGCTGGATTACTATAACCACAACCTGGATACCTCTCCCGAATACTACGGGGAAATCATCACCACCCGTACCTATCAGGAACGGCTGGATACGCTCTCCAGCGTGCGAGACGCAGGCATTAGTGTCTGCTGTGGTGGCATTGTCGGCATGGGTGAAAGCGAAACTGACCGGGCAGGTCTGATTGCGGCTCTGGCCACGCTGCCGACCCATCCTGAAAGTGTACCCATCAATCTGCTGGTCCGGGTTGAGGGCACCCCGCTGGCACAGGCGGACGCAGTGGAACCGCTGGAATTCGTACGCATGATTGCCGCTGCCCGCATTACCATGCCCAAAAGTCGGGTGCGACTGGCCGCTGGCCGTGAGAACATGAGTGACGAAACACAGACCCTGTGCTTCCTGGCCGGTGCCAACTCCATTTTCTATGGCGAACGCCTGCTGACCACGCCCAACCCCCAGGCCCTGCGTGACCGCTCCCTGCTGGACAGGCTGGGCATGCATACGTCTGGCATCACTCTTTGA
- the queE gene encoding 7-carboxy-7-deazaguanine synthase, which yields MSYAVKEMFLTLQGEGGQAGRVAVFCRFAGCNLWSGREEDRQSATCRFCDTDFVGTNGIDGGRFETADALADAVSRFWPNSPPQPHEEPLVVFTGGEPLLQLDPPLIEAMHDRGFSIAVESNGTLPAPPGIDWLCISPKAGASLQQTQGMELKLVFPQPDLDPADLTGLDFHHFWLQPMDGPDQQANVQAAIAYCLSHPQWGLSLQTHKLTGIP from the coding sequence ATGAGCTACGCCGTCAAGGAAATGTTCCTCACCCTCCAGGGTGAGGGCGGCCAGGCTGGCCGTGTGGCGGTTTTTTGCCGTTTTGCAGGCTGCAACCTCTGGTCTGGCCGTGAGGAAGACCGGCAATCCGCAACCTGCCGCTTTTGTGACACTGACTTTGTCGGCACAAATGGGATAGATGGCGGACGCTTTGAAACCGCAGACGCCCTAGCTGACGCCGTAAGCCGTTTTTGGCCCAACAGCCCTCCCCAGCCCCATGAAGAACCTCTGGTTGTTTTTACAGGCGGGGAGCCCCTGCTTCAGCTTGATCCGCCCCTCATCGAGGCGATGCATGACCGAGGCTTCAGCATTGCGGTTGAAAGCAATGGTACACTCCCTGCCCCGCCCGGCATCGACTGGCTTTGTATCAGCCCTAAAGCCGGTGCTTCGCTACAGCAGACTCAAGGCATGGAGCTCAAGCTGGTGTTCCCCCAGCCTGATCTGGACCCAGCCGACCTGACGGGGCTGGATTTCCACCATTTCTGGCTACAGCCCATGGATGGCCCCGACCAGCAGGCCAACGTACAGGCTGCTATTGCCTATTGCCTGTCGCACCCGCAATGGGGCCTGTCCTTACAGACACATAAACTCACGGGTATTCCCTAA
- the queC gene encoding 7-cyano-7-deazaguanine synthase QueC, giving the protein MVTAPKQSDEAALVLFSGGQDSATCLAWALARFGRVETLGFDYGQRHAVELDCRAALRSGLAVLDPLWDSRLGPDHTLPLQALHAISDTALTRDAEIMMNENGLPNTFVPGRNLLFLTFAGALAARRGIRHIVTGVCETDYSGYPDCRDDTIKALQVALNLGMESRYVLHTPLMWRDKAETWALAEKLGGLPAVELINRESHTCYLGDRGTLHDWGYGCGTCPACQLRKTGWETYMAKKAPNA; this is encoded by the coding sequence ATGGTTACTGCCCCCAAGCAGAGTGATGAAGCCGCCCTTGTCCTCTTTTCCGGCGGGCAGGATTCCGCAACCTGTCTGGCCTGGGCTCTTGCCCGCTTTGGCCGCGTGGAAACACTGGGCTTTGACTATGGCCAGCGCCATGCCGTGGAACTGGACTGTCGGGCAGCCCTGCGCAGCGGCCTTGCAGTCCTTGATCCGCTCTGGGACTCGCGCCTGGGGCCGGACCACACCCTGCCCCTGCAAGCCCTACATGCCATTTCCGACACTGCGTTGACGCGCGACGCCGAAATCATGATGAATGAGAACGGCCTGCCCAATACCTTTGTACCCGGCCGTAACCTCCTGTTTTTGACCTTTGCTGGGGCTCTGGCCGCCCGGCGCGGTATCCGCCATATTGTAACCGGCGTGTGTGAAACCGACTACTCCGGCTACCCGGACTGCCGGGACGACACGATCAAGGCCCTGCAGGTTGCCCTGAACCTGGGCATGGAAAGCCGATACGTCCTGCACACCCCCCTGATGTGGCGTGACAAGGCTGAAACATGGGCGCTGGCTGAAAAACTGGGCGGACTGCCTGCGGTTGAACTGATCAACCGTGAAAGCCATACATGCTACCTGGGTGACCGCGGTACTTTGCATGATTGGGGGTATGGGTGCGGCACCTGCCCGGCCTGCCAACTGCGCAAAACTGGCTGGGAAACCTACATGGCAAAGAAAGCCCCCAATGCCTGA
- a CDS encoding 6-pyruvoyl trahydropterin synthase family protein, giving the protein MPDLIFTRRFSMGHRLIHGASESCALPHGHNEFITVRLKPSALTRLDGAGNMPVSFQKAKSTWHRFVDERLDHALQLAADDPLLGWFQTHEPARAARIVVTPGDPTTELMVCLLMSKLNAFLSAEGGVLYCSELSIEETPTNTVSFQGDPTMIIPVQAEPGSRWWTRPDMSISDPA; this is encoded by the coding sequence ATGCCTGATCTTATTTTTACACGCCGCTTTTCCATGGGGCATCGCCTGATCCACGGTGCGAGTGAAAGCTGTGCCCTGCCCCATGGCCATAACGAATTCATCACCGTCAGGCTTAAACCTTCTGCTCTGACCCGGCTGGATGGCGCAGGCAACATGCCCGTCTCATTCCAGAAAGCTAAAAGCACCTGGCACCGTTTTGTCGATGAACGACTGGACCACGCCCTGCAACTTGCGGCAGATGACCCGCTTCTGGGATGGTTTCAGACGCACGAACCTGCCAGAGCAGCCCGGATTGTCGTCACCCCTGGGGATCCGACAACGGAACTCATGGTCTGCCTGCTGATGTCAAAGCTGAACGCTTTTCTGAGTGCAGAAGGCGGTGTGCTTTACTGTTCCGAACTCAGCATAGAAGAAACGCCGACCAACACGGTCAGCTTTCAGGGTGACCCAACCATGATCATCCCGGTGCAGGCCGAACCCGGCAGTCGCTGGTGGACCAGACCGGACATGAGCATCTCAGACCCAGCCTGA
- a CDS encoding malate:quinone oxidoreductase, with amino-acid sequence MSSTSNDTASTVDVALIGGGVMSATLGTLLRQLQPGWSIGIFERLDNVAEESSNAWNNAGTGHSALCELNYTPQAADGRVDISKAVVVNEQFQISRQFWSYLVEKGVLASARDFLTPVPHMSFVWGEDNVSFLRKRYEALSAHPLFSGMEYTEDQGQINQWVPLIMQGRPEGQKLAITRSLRGTDVNFGVLTRLLFTYLANTPACTLHTKHDVTDIKKVDDGWQLTVRDLRQNEVRTVNARFVFIGAGGAALSLLQKTGIPEAAGVGGFPVSGQFLRCTNKDIVARHLAKVYGKASVGAPPMSVPHLDTRVIDGKPALLFGPYAGFSTRFLKHGSLMDLPRSVRKSNLGAMLAVARDNWPLTKYLVQQVLQSEKDRIKALQDFIPDAESKDWELVVAGQRVQIIKADPDKGGVLQFGTEVISSADGSVAALLGASPGASTAAPIMLTVLRKCFGDMLPEWESKLREIVPSYGQRLSSNLELCEKVTDRTASVLGLPA; translated from the coding sequence ATGAGTTCCACCTCAAACGATACTGCATCCACTGTTGATGTCGCCTTGATTGGCGGCGGCGTGATGAGCGCAACCCTTGGTACGCTGTTGCGCCAGTTGCAGCCGGGGTGGAGTATCGGCATTTTTGAACGGCTGGATAATGTCGCGGAAGAAAGCTCCAACGCCTGGAACAACGCAGGTACCGGGCATTCCGCGCTTTGCGAACTGAACTATACGCCGCAGGCAGCTGATGGCCGGGTGGATATTTCCAAGGCCGTGGTGGTGAACGAGCAGTTCCAGATTTCGCGCCAGTTCTGGTCTTATCTGGTGGAAAAAGGTGTTCTGGCTTCCGCACGGGATTTTCTGACCCCTGTACCGCATATGAGCTTTGTGTGGGGGGAGGACAATGTGTCCTTCCTGCGGAAGCGCTATGAGGCTCTGTCTGCCCACCCGCTGTTTTCGGGCATGGAATACACAGAGGATCAGGGCCAGATCAACCAGTGGGTTCCGTTGATCATGCAGGGCCGCCCAGAAGGGCAGAAACTGGCGATTACCCGTAGCCTTCGGGGTACGGATGTCAATTTTGGCGTGCTGACCCGCCTTCTGTTCACCTATCTGGCCAACACACCGGCCTGCACGCTGCACACCAAGCATGATGTGACCGACATCAAGAAAGTGGATGACGGCTGGCAGTTGACCGTGCGTGACCTGCGACAGAACGAGGTCCGTACTGTCAACGCGCGTTTTGTCTTTATCGGGGCAGGTGGGGCCGCGCTGTCCCTGTTGCAGAAAACCGGTATTCCTGAAGCCGCAGGGGTAGGTGGTTTCCCGGTCAGTGGGCAGTTCCTACGCTGCACCAATAAGGACATTGTGGCCCGCCATCTGGCCAAGGTTTATGGCAAGGCCTCTGTCGGTGCGCCCCCCATGTCGGTGCCGCATCTGGACACCCGCGTGATCGACGGCAAGCCAGCCCTGCTTTTTGGGCCGTATGCTGGTTTTTCAACACGCTTCCTCAAGCACGGCTCACTGATGGATCTGCCACGCTCAGTCCGCAAGAGCAATCTTGGGGCTATGCTGGCCGTGGCCCGCGACAACTGGCCGTTGACCAAATATCTGGTTCAGCAGGTGTTGCAGTCTGAAAAAGACAGGATCAAAGCCCTGCAGGACTTTATCCCCGATGCAGAGTCCAAGGACTGGGAACTGGTGGTGGCTGGCCAGAGGGTTCAGATCATCAAGGCTGATCCTGACAAGGGTGGCGTTTTGCAGTTCGGGACAGAAGTCATTAGCAGTGCCGATGGTTCTGTTGCTGCTCTGCTCGGGGCATCTCCTGGGGCATCCACGGCGGCGCCGATCATGCTGACAGTCCTGCGCAAATGCTTTGGTGATATGTTGCCGGAGTGGGAGAGCAAGCTGCGTGAAATCGTGCCGTCCTACGGACAGCGGCTGTCTTCCAATCTGGAACTGTGTGAAAAAGTTACGGATAGAACCGCCAGTGTTCTGGGCCTGCCCGCCTGA
- the aroC gene encoding chorismate synthase, translating to MSYNTFGHLFRVTTWGESHGPAIGCVIDGCPPLLSLTEEDIQPCLDRRRPGQSAFTTQRQEADRVRILSGVFEGKTTGTPISLMIENTDQRSRDYGDIASTYRPGHADLTYDLKYGIRDYRGGGRSSARETACRVAAGAVARKILGPDVTIRGALVQLGPHDIDRTRWDWNEVDRNPFFSPDAAVVAEWESYLAGIRKAGSSVGAVIEVQAEGVPAGLGAPIYGKLDADLAAALMSINAVKGVEIGDGFASAALTGPENADTLAMQDGKVVFGSNHAGGILGGISSGQPVVARFAVKPTSSMLTPVASITRDGTAIDVVTKGRHDPCVGIRAVPVGEAMLACVLADHLLRHRGQVGG from the coding sequence GTGTCCTACAACACCTTTGGCCATCTGTTTCGTGTTACCACATGGGGGGAAAGCCACGGCCCGGCCATTGGGTGTGTGATCGACGGCTGCCCCCCGCTGCTTTCCCTGACGGAAGAGGATATCCAGCCTTGCCTTGACCGTCGTCGGCCGGGCCAGTCTGCCTTTACCACCCAGCGGCAGGAAGCCGACCGGGTGCGTATTCTGTCGGGCGTGTTTGAGGGCAAGACAACCGGCACCCCCATTTCCCTCATGATTGAGAACACGGACCAGCGCTCGCGGGATTATGGTGACATTGCCAGCACCTACCGTCCCGGTCACGCTGATCTGACGTATGATCTCAAATACGGTATCCGTGACTATCGGGGCGGTGGTCGTTCCTCCGCGCGGGAGACGGCCTGCCGGGTGGCTGCGGGTGCCGTTGCCCGCAAGATCCTCGGGCCTGACGTGACGATCCGTGGTGCTCTGGTACAGCTTGGCCCACATGACATAGACCGCACCCGGTGGGATTGGAACGAGGTGGACCGTAACCCCTTCTTTTCCCCCGATGCTGCGGTTGTGGCCGAGTGGGAGAGCTACCTGGCCGGTATCCGCAAGGCAGGGTCGTCTGTCGGGGCTGTTATCGAGGTGCAGGCCGAAGGGGTTCCCGCAGGTCTGGGGGCGCCTATTTATGGCAAGCTGGATGCAGACCTTGCAGCCGCTTTGATGAGCATTAACGCCGTGAAGGGTGTGGAGATTGGTGACGGATTTGCCTCCGCCGCCCTGACCGGCCCGGAAAACGCCGATACGCTGGCCATGCAGGACGGTAAGGTCGTGTTTGGCTCCAACCATGCAGGCGGCATTCTGGGAGGCATTTCCAGCGGGCAGCCTGTCGTGGCGCGCTTTGCGGTCAAGCCGACCAGTTCCATGCTGACCCCCGTTGCCTCCATTACGCGGGACGGTACAGCTATCGACGTTGTGACCAAAGGGCGGCATGACCCCTGTGTTGGTATTCGCGCCGTACCTGTGGGCGAGGCCATGCTGGCCTGTGTTCTGGCAGACCACCTGCTGCGCCATCGTGGGCAGGTTGGGGGCTGA
- the fabI gene encoding enoyl-ACP reductase FabI — MSAPSSTLPAQGTLMKGKKGLVMGVANERSIAWAIASAVAAQGGEVAFTYQGEALGKRVTPLAQSIGSNLVLPCDVSDDAAIDETFAALEKEWGELDFVVHAIGWADKQYLRGRYLDTPRDAFLTAMNISCYSFSAVAQRAARLMKPGGSLLTLSYLGAERVMPHYNVMGVAKAALEASVRYMAADLGHDGIRVNAISAGPIKTLAASGIGDFRYILKWNQYNAPLERNVSLEEVGGAGLYMLSDLSGGVTGEVHHVDSGYHVVGMKNPTAPDIAVAGD, encoded by the coding sequence ATGTCCGCACCCAGCTCCACATTGCCCGCACAGGGAACCTTGATGAAGGGCAAAAAAGGCCTGGTGATGGGCGTCGCCAATGAACGCTCGATTGCCTGGGCTATTGCATCAGCCGTTGCCGCGCAGGGTGGGGAAGTCGCCTTCACCTATCAGGGGGAAGCCCTTGGCAAGCGGGTAACGCCGCTGGCCCAGAGCATAGGGTCCAACCTGGTGCTGCCGTGCGATGTGTCGGACGACGCTGCGATTGATGAAACCTTTGCTGCCTTGGAAAAAGAATGGGGCGAGCTGGATTTTGTAGTTCACGCCATTGGCTGGGCCGATAAACAGTATCTGCGTGGCCGGTACCTTGATACGCCGCGTGATGCCTTTCTCACCGCCATGAATATTTCCTGCTATTCCTTTTCGGCCGTCGCACAGCGCGCCGCACGGTTGATGAAGCCGGGTGGCTCGCTGTTGACCCTCAGCTACCTTGGGGCCGAGCGTGTCATGCCGCATTACAATGTCATGGGTGTTGCCAAGGCAGCGCTTGAGGCCTCGGTGCGTTATATGGCGGCAGACCTCGGGCACGATGGTATCCGGGTCAATGCCATTTCTGCCGGGCCGATCAAGACACTGGCAGCCAGCGGGATCGGTGATTTCCGTTACATCCTTAAATGGAACCAGTATAATGCTCCGCTGGAACGCAATGTCTCGCTGGAGGAAGTGGGCGGGGCAGGGCTGTATATGCTCTCCGACCTGTCCGGTGGCGTGACGGGCGAAGTGCACCATGTGGACAGCGGGTACCATGTCGTTGGCATGAAAAACCCGACTGCCCCCGATATTGCCGTTGCCGGAGACTAA
- the pdxH gene encoding pyridoxamine 5'-phosphate oxidase, producing MMDTPPSTPALPLADLPLIDVTADPFVLFDTWFQDAEKTELNDPNAMVLATATPDGRPSARIVLLKGADRRGFVFYTNLHSRKGQELAVNRHVALLFHWKSLRRQIRIEGSITPVSTEEADAYFASRSRISRLGAIASDQSRPLSERSVFEERLHAVEEQYATGPIPRPENWSGYRVAPDHFEFWQERPYRLHDRAVWDRQGDTPWNVTRLYP from the coding sequence ATGATGGACACGCCCCCCTCCACACCGGCCCTTCCGCTGGCTGACCTTCCCCTGATCGACGTGACGGCCGATCCGTTCGTGCTCTTCGACACCTGGTTTCAGGATGCTGAAAAAACCGAGCTGAACGACCCCAACGCCATGGTGCTGGCCACGGCAACTCCGGATGGCCGTCCTTCAGCCCGCATCGTTCTGCTCAAGGGGGCGGACCGTCGCGGGTTTGTTTTTTACACCAACCTGCATAGCCGCAAGGGGCAGGAACTGGCCGTAAACCGCCATGTCGCCCTGCTGTTCCACTGGAAGAGCCTGCGCCGCCAGATCCGAATCGAGGGCAGCATTACCCCTGTCAGCACGGAAGAGGCCGACGCCTACTTTGCCAGCCGCAGCCGTATCTCTCGCCTGGGGGCTATCGCGTCTGACCAGTCCCGCCCCCTGTCCGAGCGCTCGGTTTTTGAAGAACGCCTGCATGCGGTTGAAGAGCAATATGCCACCGGCCCCATCCCGCGGCCCGAAAACTGGTCAGGCTACCGGGTCGCTCCGGATCATTTTGAGTTCTGGCAGGAACGCCCCTACCGCCTGCACGACCGTGCCGTATGGGACAGGCAGGGCGACACACCATGGAACGTCACGCGTCTCTATCCGTAA
- a CDS encoding universal stress protein: protein MKDVRKILLPLPSTLNGEAALAQGCNFARRFGAHLAVLHVRSDGRDIAPLAGEGLSGAMVEDLMRSADHESSRHAHDVHVLFERFVASQPDIEVVSPNTLPPMDRPSISFHILRGAENEIVPAHARLSDFTLVPHPDAGTEFSASETLHAVLFDSGRPVVMAPRMAPGGFIKQVCIGWNGTAESAAALRGALPWASTADAVRILHCEDYQRRGPAAQDVVTYLAIHGIKADIVEFPPIERDVGKGLLAACNEFGADLLAMGAYSHSRLRQLILGGVTRHVLEAAELTVLMSR, encoded by the coding sequence ATGAAGGACGTTCGTAAGATTCTGCTGCCGCTCCCCAGCACCCTGAATGGGGAGGCCGCCCTGGCCCAGGGATGCAATTTTGCCCGCCGCTTTGGGGCGCATCTGGCTGTCCTGCATGTCCGCTCAGACGGGCGGGATATTGCACCACTTGCGGGTGAAGGTCTTTCCGGCGCCATGGTAGAGGACCTCATGCGCTCGGCCGACCATGAAAGCTCCCGCCATGCCCATGACGTGCATGTGCTGTTTGAGCGCTTTGTGGCCAGCCAGCCTGATATTGAAGTTGTCTCTCCCAACACCCTGCCCCCCATGGACCGGCCGAGCATCAGCTTCCATATCCTGCGCGGGGCCGAGAATGAGATTGTCCCGGCACATGCCCGGCTGTCCGACTTTACCTTGGTCCCTCACCCCGATGCCGGAACTGAATTTTCAGCCTCGGAAACCCTGCACGCCGTTCTGTTTGATAGCGGTCGTCCCGTTGTCATGGCCCCCCGCATGGCTCCCGGCGGGTTTATCAAGCAGGTCTGCATTGGCTGGAACGGTACAGCAGAATCGGCCGCAGCCCTGCGTGGCGCCCTGCCCTGGGCCAGCACGGCAGACGCCGTACGCATTCTGCACTGCGAGGACTACCAGCGCCGCGGCCCTGCCGCGCAGGACGTTGTGACCTATCTGGCAATCCACGGCATCAAGGCTGATATTGTCGAGTTCCCCCCCATTGAGCGCGATGTCGGCAAGGGGCTTCTTGCTGCCTGTAACGAATTTGGGGCTGATCTTCTGGCCATGGGGGCATACTCCCACTCCCGCCTGCGGCAGTTGATCCTGGGTGGTGTCACCCGGCATGTTCTGGAAGCTGCGGAACTGACCGTATTGATGAGCCGATGA
- a CDS encoding MBL fold metallo-hydrolase produces MKITVLGCGGSAGVPMLGGADGRGQWGLCDPAEKRNIRSRASIIFQMDNGHSILVDTTPDLRSQLLANGVSAFQSIIYTHAHADHIGGIDDVRGINRLIGQPIQAYGAHDVLAEIQQRFAYVFKPWTPPEFFRAVLEAVPVSMGQQVSIGGYPFHLFEQEHGRILSTGIRCGAFAYSTDVVAFSDSSMALLQGVDTWMVDCFQRAPHSAHAWLEKVLEWREYIRPRRMILTHMGADMDWRWLQENLPQGVEAAYDGMVLEIPEPAQPSA; encoded by the coding sequence ATGAAAATTACGGTTCTTGGCTGTGGGGGCTCCGCAGGTGTGCCTATGCTGGGTGGTGCAGATGGTCGCGGACAGTGGGGCTTGTGTGACCCGGCTGAAAAGCGCAATATCCGTAGCCGGGCCTCCATCATTTTTCAGATGGACAATGGTCATTCCATTCTCGTGGATACAACGCCTGACCTGCGTAGCCAGCTTCTGGCCAATGGTGTGTCGGCTTTCCAGTCGATCATCTATACCCACGCTCATGCTGACCATATTGGGGGGATAGATGATGTCCGGGGTATCAACCGGCTGATCGGTCAACCCATACAGGCCTATGGTGCGCATGATGTTCTGGCGGAAATCCAGCAGCGTTTTGCGTATGTGTTCAAGCCATGGACACCCCCGGAGTTTTTCAGGGCTGTGCTGGAGGCCGTGCCTGTCAGCATGGGGCAGCAGGTTAGTATCGGGGGGTATCCCTTCCACCTGTTTGAGCAGGAGCACGGGCGTATTCTGTCGACTGGCATACGGTGCGGTGCATTTGCCTACAGCACGGATGTTGTCGCCTTTTCTGACAGCTCCATGGCGTTGTTGCAGGGGGTGGATACTTGGATGGTGGATTGCTTCCAGCGTGCCCCGCACAGTGCTCATGCTTGGCTGGAAAAAGTGCTGGAATGGCGTGAGTATATTCGGCCACGCCGCATGATTTTGACCCATATGGGGGCAGATATGGACTGGCGCTGGTTGCAGGAGAACCTGCCGCAGGGTGTGGAAGCCGCCTACGATGGCATGGTGCTGGAAATACCTGAGCCTGCACAGCCGAGCGCCTAA
- a CDS encoding TatD family hydrolase, protein MPVLIDSHCHLDHFSQEELPDLLANASQAGLGGLVTIGTRLARAAEQKALTRHDQLNLRVWCTVGTHPDHVEEEPLPEVEQIIATADAPGVIGIGETGLDYFHGAEHVRPLQQESFRRHIRAARQLDMPVIIHAREADEDVADLLEAEYAQAPFAMLLHCFASGPDLARRVVDMGGYVSFSGIATFPKCEEIRSVARAIPSDRLVVETDSPYLAPVPRRGKKNQPAFVAFTAARLAQELGMDEAAFAGLSTENFFRLFRKAV, encoded by the coding sequence ATGCCGGTGCTGATTGATTCCCACTGTCACCTCGATCATTTTTCGCAGGAAGAACTGCCCGACCTGCTGGCCAATGCCAGCCAGGCCGGGTTGGGCGGGCTGGTGACCATTGGCACCCGGCTTGCCCGTGCAGCGGAACAGAAAGCCCTGACACGGCATGACCAGCTAAACCTACGTGTGTGGTGCACTGTCGGCACACACCCGGACCATGTGGAAGAAGAGCCCTTGCCGGAAGTGGAGCAGATTATCGCCACGGCTGATGCTCCGGGAGTGATCGGGATTGGGGAGACGGGGCTGGATTACTTCCACGGGGCGGAGCATGTGCGGCCCTTACAGCAGGAAAGTTTCCGCCGTCATATCCGCGCGGCCCGTCAACTGGATATGCCCGTGATTATCCATGCCCGTGAGGCGGATGAGGATGTGGCTGACCTGCTGGAAGCAGAATACGCACAGGCTCCCTTTGCTATGTTGCTGCACTGCTTTGCCTCCGGCCCGGATCTGGCGCGGCGGGTTGTGGACATGGGGGGGTATGTCAGCTTTTCGGGGATAGCGACTTTCCCGAAATGTGAGGAAATCCGCAGTGTCGCGCGGGCTATTCCCTCTGACCGGCTGGTGGTGGAAACCGATTCACCCTATCTGGCGCCAGTACCCCGGCGGGGTAAAAAGAACCAGCCTGCTTTTGTCGCCTTTACAGCCGCCAGACTGGCGCAGGAACTGGGCATGGACGAGGCAGCATTTGCTGGACTGAGTACGGAAAACTTCTTCCGTCTGTTCCGCAAGGCAGTCTGA